Proteins from a genomic interval of Kitasatospora kifunensis:
- the fbaA gene encoding class II fructose-bisphosphate aldolase, protein MPIATPEAYNEMLDRAKAGKFAYPAINVTSSQTLHAALRGFAEAESDGIIQISTGGAEFLGGQHNKDMVTGAVALAEFAHIVAAKYDVTIALHTDHCPKDKLDGYVRPLLAVSAERVAKGLNPLFQSHMWDGSAETLADNLAIAEELLAQARAAKIILEVEITPTGGEEDGVSHEINDNLYTSVNDVVRTAEALGLGEKGRYLLAASFGNVHGVYKPGNVVLRPELLRDLQDAIAAKSGKKDPFDFVFHGGSGSSAEEIATALENGVVKMNLDTDTQYAFTRPVVDHMFRNYDGVLKVDGEVGKKNTYDPRTWGKLAEAGMAARVVEATKALRSTGTRLK, encoded by the coding sequence ATGCCTATCGCAACTCCCGAGGCCTACAACGAGATGCTCGACCGGGCAAAGGCGGGCAAGTTCGCCTACCCGGCCATCAACGTCACCTCGTCGCAGACCCTGCACGCGGCGCTGCGCGGCTTCGCCGAGGCGGAGAGCGACGGCATCATCCAGATCTCCACCGGCGGTGCCGAGTTCCTCGGCGGCCAGCACAACAAGGACATGGTGACCGGCGCGGTCGCACTGGCCGAGTTCGCCCACATCGTGGCCGCGAAGTACGACGTGACCATCGCGCTGCACACCGACCACTGCCCCAAGGACAAGCTGGACGGCTACGTCCGCCCGCTGCTCGCGGTCTCCGCCGAGCGCGTGGCCAAGGGCCTGAACCCGCTCTTCCAGTCGCACATGTGGGACGGCTCGGCCGAGACCCTGGCCGACAACCTGGCCATCGCCGAGGAGCTGCTGGCCCAGGCGCGCGCCGCCAAGATCATCCTCGAGGTCGAGATCACCCCCACCGGCGGTGAGGAGGACGGCGTCTCGCACGAGATCAACGACAACCTCTACACCTCGGTCAACGACGTGGTGCGCACCGCCGAGGCGCTGGGCCTGGGCGAGAAGGGCCGCTACCTGCTGGCCGCCTCCTTCGGCAACGTGCACGGCGTCTACAAGCCGGGCAACGTGGTGCTCCGCCCCGAGCTGCTGCGCGACCTGCAGGACGCGATCGCCGCCAAGTCGGGCAAGAAGGACCCGTTCGACTTCGTCTTCCACGGCGGCTCCGGCTCCTCGGCCGAGGAGATCGCCACCGCGCTGGAGAACGGCGTGGTCAAGATGAACCTGGACACCGACACCCAGTACGCCTTCACCCGCCCGGTCGTGGACCACATGTTCCGCAACTACGACGGCGTGCTGAAGGTCGACGGCGAGGTCGGCAAGAAGAACACCTACGACCCGCGCACCTGGGGCAAGCTGGCCGAGGCCGG
- a CDS encoding DedA family protein: MTTTTDLAVNLLDAKSLISSVGTVGLLAIIFAETGLLIGFFLPGDSLLILGGVAASSAASKAFGAGVQMPIAALLIGAPLCAIAGAQLGHLLGAKVGGRLFDKPDSKIFKREYVVKAEEYFTKFGPEKAVVMARFIPIVRTFLNPVAGTLEMPARTFFIWNAVGGVIWTEAMLCIGYFFGDSMAPVIDKYLIPAMALIILLSISPILIEVLRDRKKRKAGGAAYAAEAEAADALQGGRHRRG, from the coding sequence GTGACTACCACCACCGACCTAGCGGTCAATCTCCTCGATGCCAAGTCGCTGATCAGCTCGGTCGGGACGGTCGGCCTGCTGGCGATCATCTTCGCCGAGACCGGCCTGCTGATCGGTTTCTTCCTGCCCGGTGACTCGCTGCTGATCCTGGGCGGCGTTGCCGCCTCCTCGGCTGCCAGCAAGGCGTTCGGGGCCGGCGTGCAGATGCCGATCGCCGCCCTGCTGATCGGCGCCCCGCTGTGCGCGATCGCGGGCGCGCAGCTCGGCCACCTGCTCGGGGCGAAGGTGGGGGGCAGGCTCTTCGACAAGCCGGACTCCAAGATCTTCAAGCGCGAGTACGTGGTCAAGGCCGAGGAGTACTTCACCAAGTTCGGTCCGGAGAAGGCCGTGGTGATGGCCCGGTTCATCCCGATCGTGCGGACCTTCCTCAACCCGGTGGCCGGCACCCTGGAGATGCCCGCGCGCACGTTCTTCATCTGGAACGCGGTCGGCGGCGTGATCTGGACCGAGGCGATGCTCTGCATCGGCTACTTCTTCGGCGACTCGATGGCCCCGGTGATCGACAAGTACCTGATCCCGGCGATGGCGCTGATCATCCTGCTGTCGATCTCGCCGATCCTGATCGAGGTGCTGCGCGACCGCAAGAAGCGCAAGGCGGGTGGCGCGGCCTACGCGGCCGAGGCCGAGGCCGCCGACGCGCTGCA